In a single window of the Syngnathus typhle isolate RoL2023-S1 ecotype Sweden linkage group LG19, RoL_Styp_1.0, whole genome shotgun sequence genome:
- the mllt10 gene encoding protein AF-10 isoform X3, with amino-acid sequence MVSGERCLRLDTQLSTSNMKEMIGGCCVCSDERGWAENPLVYCDGHGCNVAVHQACYGIVQVPTGPWFCRKCESQERAARVRCELCPHKDGALKRTDNGGWAHVVCALYIPEVEFANVSTMEPIVLQSVPHDRYNKTCYICEDQGRESKAATGACMTCNKHGCRQAFHVTCAQFAGLLCEEQGSDADNVKYCGYCKYHHSKLKHKERDRHKPKHKKTSMDMSPSLVLPNIVVPEKTYNSSSSAGPPLPAASQKRLDDASARFTNANFQEVSSTHSMGSSKDCHVGDGAKVVSDMKSKKNAAGSHVVGQRGGRKSLTSSGKVLTSAVVTMATSTSASASTGPFHQGLLLTSSSKAPSTPTSSDFLSFADSSLRPGGMTSFSSPPSFSCLVKPSSEGGVSEGTTNLFGSLATAAPAVGGKLYENSHSLSASETTSLSGSAAYKRPQPSSTGPGMAGTTAGGGEDGVKKKKKGNWRNRFGPCFTTDVKPPESSPSLALATTSTANTSSSSSAAPPSSSSLNLCGRPGLASSGGLGMGGGERGLGVMGVGSGIQKSPSLLRNGSLQSGSGPGVFSSGDGSSLSGPGATSEQLQLASSLAPPSPFSATAPLTSTAATHVSVLPGSIFNMAPSHMFGNRLNPNSAMAALIAQSEASPADQEAGDSSVGVQGFSIRASPKTTPRSPIGGLQIHYDSSGSLPGPGHGLLGAGGGGGETLPPVATTIEQLLERQWNEGQSFLLQQGAQGDVVGMLKSLHQLQEENRRLEEQIKTLSMKRERLQLLSAQLSVPFTPSSASSDLKGGASDSSLLVASQDSASCGAHSSSGSTSSLSTPPSLSQSPPQPQLNGVIATGTTPAGLGSMSGLMGTFGSGNTLGMGGIAGGLNGVIQMPAGTGSPHATGTATLSVNNSSARLSLADQQRLLQQQQLQQLLASQPSAQL; translated from the exons ATGGTCTCCGGAGAGCGTTGTCTGCGGCTGGACACACAGTTGTCGACGAGTAACATGAAGGAGATGATTGGAGGGTGTTGTGTTTGCTCAGACGAGAGAGGCTGGGCGGAGAACCCGCTGGTATACTGTGACGGACACGGCTGCAACGTCGCCGTGCACCAAG CTTGCTACGGCATTGTGCAGGTGCCCACTGGTCCATGGTTCTGCAGAAAGTGTGAATCTCAGGAGAGAGCGGCCCGCGTG AGATGTGAGCTGTGTCCCCACAAAGATGGCGCCCTGAAGAGGACGGACAATGGCG GCTGGGCCCATGTGGTGTGTGCCCTCTACATACCAGAGGTGGAGTTTGCGAATGTCTCAACTATGGAGCCCATTGTGCTACAGTCGGTGCCCCATGATCGCTATAACAag ACATGCTATATCTGCGAGGATCAAGGCAGAGAGAGTAAAGCGGCCACTGGCGCATGTATGACCTGTAACaaacatggctgcaggcaggccTTCCATGTCACATG tgcCCAGTTTGCAGGGTTGCTGTGTGAGGAACAAGGCTCGGATGCAGACAACGTCAAATACTGTGGTTATTGCAAATACCACCACAGCAAATTG AAACACAAAGAACGGGACAGACACAAACCCAAACACAAGAAGACCTCCATGGACATGTCCCCCTCCCTTGTTCTCCCAAACATCGTGGTCCCAGAGAAG ACGTACAACAGCAGCAGTTCAGCGGGTCCACCTCTCCCCGCAGCCTCACAGAAGCGACTGGATGACGCCAGCGCTCGTTTCACCAACGCCAACTTTCAGGAAGTGTCGTCGACTCACTCTATGGGAAGCTCCAAGGACTGTCACGTCGGTGACGGCGCGAAGGTGGTGTCTGACATGAAGAGCAAGAAGAACGCCGCTGGAAGTCACGTCGTGGGACAGAGGGGTGGCCGGAAGTCTCTCACCTCCTCAGGGAAAGTTCTCACCTCTGCTGtggtaaccatggcaacctccACATCTGCCTCTGCCTCCACTGGGCCTTTCCATCAAG GGCTGCTGTTGACGAGTTCCAGCAAGGCGCCCTCGACCCCCACATCCTCTGATTTCCTAAGCTTCGCCGACTCCTCCTTGCGTCCAGGAGGCATGACTTCCTTTTCGTCGCCGCCATCTTTCAGCTGCCTGGTGAAGCCGAGTTCAGAGGGCGGCGTGTCAGAGGGAACAACCAATCTTTTCGGCTCTCTCGCCACGGCCGCCCCTGCAG TGGGGGGAAAGCTGTATGAGAATTCCCACAGTCTCTCAGCCAGCGAGACGACAAGCCTCAGTGGCTCGGCTGCCTACAAACGGCCACAGCCCTCCAGCACGGGACCGGGGATGGCTGGAACAACCGCGGgaggaggggaggatggagtcaagaagaaaaagaaaggcaaCTGGCGCAACAGATTTGGACCTTGCTTCACAACAGACGTCAAGCCGCCAGAGTCATCACCCTCCCTCGCTTTGGCCACCACCTCCACGGCcaacacctcctcctcctcttccgcgGCCCccccttcatcttcctccttgaATCTCTGCGGCCGGCCCGGCTTGGCTTCCAGCGGTGGTTTAGGAATgggaggaggagagagaggTCTCGGGGTCATGGGTGTTGGCAGCGGGATTCAAAAGTCCCCCTCGCTCCTCAGGAATGGGAGTCTGCAAAGCGGCAGCGGGCCAG gtgttttctccagcggcgaCGGGTCGTCATTGTCGGGCCCCGGCGCTACCTCGGAGCAACTTCAACTGGCGTCGTCACTGGCCCCTCCCTCTCCTTTCAGCGCCACCGCCCCCTTGACCAGCACGGCCGCCACACAC GTGAGTGTCCTTCCAGGGTCGATTTTCAACATGGCCCCCTCACATATGTTTGGTAACCGCCTGAATCCGAACTCTGCCATGGCAGCGCTCATTGCCCAGTCGGAGGCCTCACCCGCAG ATCAGGAAGCTGGAGACAGCAGCGTCGGTGTGCAGGGTTTCTCTATAAGGGCTTCTCCCAAGACCACACCGCG CTCGCCAATTGGCGGCCTGCAGATCCACTATGACTCGTCAGGGTCGTTGCCGGGACCGGGGCACGGGTTGCTAGGGGCCGGGGGAGGCGGTGGCGAGACGCTGCCCCCGGTGGCCACCACCATAGAGCAGCTCCTGGAGAGGCAGTGGAACGAAGGGCAGAGCTTCCTGTTGCAGCAGGGTGCGCAGGGAGACG TGGTGGGCATGCTCAAGTCCCTCCATCAGCTGCAGGAGGAGAACAGGAGGCTGGAGGAACAGATTAAAACGCTCTCCATGAAGAGAGAGCGACTGCAGCTTCTCAGTGCTCAGCTATCAGTGCCTTTCAcaccctcctccgcctcctctg ATTTAAAGGGAGGAGCCTCTGACTCATCTTTACTTGTGGCATCTCAG GACAGTGCGTCATGCGGCGCCCACAGCAGTAGCGGCTCTACCTCTTCCCTGTCAACCCCACCCTCACTGTCCCAAAGCCCACCTCAGCCGCAGCTAAACGGCGTCATCGCCACTGGGACCACCCCGGCCGGCCTAGGAAGCATGTCCGGATTGATGGGCACCTTTGGTTCCGGAAACACACTTGGCATGGGGGGGATTGCGGGCGGTCTGAACGGAGTGATCCAGATGCCGGCAGGGACTGGAAGCCCGCACGCGACGGGAACTGCCACCTTGTCTGTCAATAACAG tTCTGCACGGCTAAGCCTGGCAGACCAGCAGAGACTCCTCCAGCAGCAACAGCTCCAGCAGCTGCTAGCATCGCAACCCTCAGCG CAACTATAG
- the mllt10 gene encoding protein AF-10 isoform X6 encodes MVSGERCLRLDTQLSTSNMKEMIGGCCVCSDERGWAENPLVYCDGHGCNVAVHQACYGIVQVPTGPWFCRKCESQERAARVRCELCPHKDGALKRTDNGGWAHVVCALYIPEVEFANVSTMEPIVLQSVPHDRYNKTCYICEDQGRESKAATGACMTCNKHGCRQAFHVTCAQFAGLLCEEQGSDADNVKYCGYCKYHHSKLKHKERDRHKPKHKKTSMDMSPSLVLPNIVVPEKTYNSSSSAGPPLPAASQKRLDDASARFTNANFQEVSSTHSMGSSKDCHVGDGAKVVSDMKSKKNAAGSHVVGQRGGRKSLTSSGKVLTSAVVTMATSTSASASTGPFHQGLLLTSSSKAPSTPTSSDFLSFADSSLRPGGMTSFSSPPSFSCLVKPSSEGGVSEGTTNLFGSLATAAPAVGGKLYENSHSLSASETTSLSGSAAYKRPQPSSTGPGMAGTTAGGGEDGVKKKKKGNWRNRFGPCFTTDVKPPESSPSLALATTSTANTSSSSSAAPPSSSSLNLCGRPGLASSGGLGMGGGERGLGVMGVGSGIQKSPSLLRNGSLQSGSGPGVFSSGDGSSLSGPGATSEQLQLASSLAPPSPFSATAPLTSTAATHVSVLPGSIFNMAPSHMFGNRLNPNSAMAALIAQSEASPADQEAGDSSVGVQGFSIRASPKTTPRSPIGGLQIHYDSSGSLPGPGHGLLGAGGGGGETLPPVATTIEQLLERQWNEGQSFLLQQGAQGDVVGMLKSLHQLQEENRRLEEQIKTLSMKRERLQLLSAQLSVPFTPSSASSDLKGGASDSSLLVASQCVMRRPQQ; translated from the exons ATGGTCTCCGGAGAGCGTTGTCTGCGGCTGGACACACAGTTGTCGACGAGTAACATGAAGGAGATGATTGGAGGGTGTTGTGTTTGCTCAGACGAGAGAGGCTGGGCGGAGAACCCGCTGGTATACTGTGACGGACACGGCTGCAACGTCGCCGTGCACCAAG CTTGCTACGGCATTGTGCAGGTGCCCACTGGTCCATGGTTCTGCAGAAAGTGTGAATCTCAGGAGAGAGCGGCCCGCGTG AGATGTGAGCTGTGTCCCCACAAAGATGGCGCCCTGAAGAGGACGGACAATGGCG GCTGGGCCCATGTGGTGTGTGCCCTCTACATACCAGAGGTGGAGTTTGCGAATGTCTCAACTATGGAGCCCATTGTGCTACAGTCGGTGCCCCATGATCGCTATAACAag ACATGCTATATCTGCGAGGATCAAGGCAGAGAGAGTAAAGCGGCCACTGGCGCATGTATGACCTGTAACaaacatggctgcaggcaggccTTCCATGTCACATG tgcCCAGTTTGCAGGGTTGCTGTGTGAGGAACAAGGCTCGGATGCAGACAACGTCAAATACTGTGGTTATTGCAAATACCACCACAGCAAATTG AAACACAAAGAACGGGACAGACACAAACCCAAACACAAGAAGACCTCCATGGACATGTCCCCCTCCCTTGTTCTCCCAAACATCGTGGTCCCAGAGAAG ACGTACAACAGCAGCAGTTCAGCGGGTCCACCTCTCCCCGCAGCCTCACAGAAGCGACTGGATGACGCCAGCGCTCGTTTCACCAACGCCAACTTTCAGGAAGTGTCGTCGACTCACTCTATGGGAAGCTCCAAGGACTGTCACGTCGGTGACGGCGCGAAGGTGGTGTCTGACATGAAGAGCAAGAAGAACGCCGCTGGAAGTCACGTCGTGGGACAGAGGGGTGGCCGGAAGTCTCTCACCTCCTCAGGGAAAGTTCTCACCTCTGCTGtggtaaccatggcaacctccACATCTGCCTCTGCCTCCACTGGGCCTTTCCATCAAG GGCTGCTGTTGACGAGTTCCAGCAAGGCGCCCTCGACCCCCACATCCTCTGATTTCCTAAGCTTCGCCGACTCCTCCTTGCGTCCAGGAGGCATGACTTCCTTTTCGTCGCCGCCATCTTTCAGCTGCCTGGTGAAGCCGAGTTCAGAGGGCGGCGTGTCAGAGGGAACAACCAATCTTTTCGGCTCTCTCGCCACGGCCGCCCCTGCAG TGGGGGGAAAGCTGTATGAGAATTCCCACAGTCTCTCAGCCAGCGAGACGACAAGCCTCAGTGGCTCGGCTGCCTACAAACGGCCACAGCCCTCCAGCACGGGACCGGGGATGGCTGGAACAACCGCGGgaggaggggaggatggagtcaagaagaaaaagaaaggcaaCTGGCGCAACAGATTTGGACCTTGCTTCACAACAGACGTCAAGCCGCCAGAGTCATCACCCTCCCTCGCTTTGGCCACCACCTCCACGGCcaacacctcctcctcctcttccgcgGCCCccccttcatcttcctccttgaATCTCTGCGGCCGGCCCGGCTTGGCTTCCAGCGGTGGTTTAGGAATgggaggaggagagagaggTCTCGGGGTCATGGGTGTTGGCAGCGGGATTCAAAAGTCCCCCTCGCTCCTCAGGAATGGGAGTCTGCAAAGCGGCAGCGGGCCAG gtgttttctccagcggcgaCGGGTCGTCATTGTCGGGCCCCGGCGCTACCTCGGAGCAACTTCAACTGGCGTCGTCACTGGCCCCTCCCTCTCCTTTCAGCGCCACCGCCCCCTTGACCAGCACGGCCGCCACACAC GTGAGTGTCCTTCCAGGGTCGATTTTCAACATGGCCCCCTCACATATGTTTGGTAACCGCCTGAATCCGAACTCTGCCATGGCAGCGCTCATTGCCCAGTCGGAGGCCTCACCCGCAG ATCAGGAAGCTGGAGACAGCAGCGTCGGTGTGCAGGGTTTCTCTATAAGGGCTTCTCCCAAGACCACACCGCG CTCGCCAATTGGCGGCCTGCAGATCCACTATGACTCGTCAGGGTCGTTGCCGGGACCGGGGCACGGGTTGCTAGGGGCCGGGGGAGGCGGTGGCGAGACGCTGCCCCCGGTGGCCACCACCATAGAGCAGCTCCTGGAGAGGCAGTGGAACGAAGGGCAGAGCTTCCTGTTGCAGCAGGGTGCGCAGGGAGACG TGGTGGGCATGCTCAAGTCCCTCCATCAGCTGCAGGAGGAGAACAGGAGGCTGGAGGAACAGATTAAAACGCTCTCCATGAAGAGAGAGCGACTGCAGCTTCTCAGTGCTCAGCTATCAGTGCCTTTCAcaccctcctccgcctcctctg ATTTAAAGGGAGGAGCCTCTGACTCATCTTTACTTGTGGCATCTCAG TGCGTCATGCGGCGCCCACAGCAGTAG